The following are encoded in a window of Halorarum salinum genomic DNA:
- the hjc gene encoding Holliday junction resolvase Hjc: MGKGEHYERELMDRLKAEGFAYTRTPGSGGKTTEARPDIVAGHRHLDVTIATEAKFRSGGSCPYKSEEILGLESWALKFGATPLLAARFSRDTTWYFLPPSQANETPSGNRSIRKADRDDALTLEDIITGDLPPIEECLTRWDVESYAERWRTA, encoded by the coding sequence ATGGGCAAAGGAGAGCACTACGAGCGCGAGCTGATGGACCGCCTGAAAGCGGAGGGCTTCGCGTACACGCGCACCCCGGGTTCGGGCGGGAAGACCACGGAGGCACGCCCGGACATCGTCGCCGGCCACCGCCACCTCGACGTCACGATCGCGACGGAGGCGAAGTTCCGCTCCGGCGGGTCGTGTCCGTACAAGAGTGAGGAGATCCTCGGCCTGGAGTCGTGGGCGCTGAAGTTCGGCGCGACACCGCTGCTGGCAGCCCGCTTCAGCCGGGACACGACGTGGTACTTCCTGCCGCCCTCCCAGGCCAACGAGACGCCGAGCGGGAACCGAAGCATCCGGAAGGCCGACCGGGATGACGCCCTCACGCTCGAGGACATCATCACCGGAGACCTCCCGCCGATCGAGGAGTGCCTGACCCGCTGGGACGTCGAGTCCTACGCCGAGCGCTGGAGGACAGCATGA
- a CDS encoding MarR family transcriptional regulator codes for MTITLPPAVVDASASEKLVWVVLDESGPLSAAELAAQTGLSQSGVYNALGELRSRETVEKRRDPTDSYTHLFHTIQG; via the coding sequence ATGACGATCACGCTCCCCCCGGCAGTCGTGGATGCCAGCGCGTCGGAGAAACTCGTCTGGGTCGTCCTCGACGAGTCGGGGCCACTGTCCGCGGCGGAATTGGCGGCCCAGACGGGCCTCTCGCAGTCGGGCGTCTACAACGCCCTGGGCGAACTCCGGAGCCGGGAGACGGTCGAGAAGCGGCGCGACCCCACCGACTCCTACACCCACCTGTTCCACACCATCCAGGGGTGA
- a CDS encoding minichromosome maintenance protein MCM, with protein sequence MSTTTQAARDETEELIRFLRERYADEVARLAQRYPKEQTALEVDYTDLYAFDHDFAEDGRVTLLDQPDTVLRQLNEALRQYDLPADVTMSDARVRVHNLPADRTYYPGEFSPTDEAGTYRAITGEISRATDEYSKVVEAAFECERCATMTYIPQVDTGFQEPHECQGCERQGPFRVDHDQSEFIDAQQFRIQTPPEIASGAGTEIDVFVEDDLAGEVTVGDRVTVTGILHIEQQTKGREKTGKFEPYMDGVHIALEQTDHTSLDVAPEDRERIHELAGGEAGDPLDLGAASIAPKIYGYDQIKRMGILAMVGGSRVEYPSGDADRGEFHMLLLGDPGTAKSKLIERIEELGWRTVGMSGKGATIAGTTATAAQDDFGDGDWTLDAGAFVKANKGTVCIDELDDMPADVRAAMLEPMSKQTIHINKAGINTRLNTRTAVIAAGNPEHGRFNEYQPVQEQFDLGSTLLSRFDLIYVLKDKPEEERDSTLSGHILDSRDAGKCLQNGEDVADADAETVTPPVAPDILRKWIALAKQQPEPTFASEAVRNSIQESFTTMRGINGDDEDSPVPLTFRKLEGIVRIAEAAAKFEFSEEITERHAQIATEAVGESMRDFGMDQDGNFDADVQETGTSKTQRDRIRLVAETITELEETAENAEAERDDVVEALSDEFPEHKIRDTMATMQRNGEASEPSNGTIRYLGKV encoded by the coding sequence ATGTCAACGACAACCCAGGCGGCACGAGACGAGACGGAGGAGCTCATCCGGTTCCTCCGTGAACGCTACGCGGACGAGGTGGCACGCCTCGCCCAGCGATACCCGAAGGAACAGACGGCGCTGGAGGTCGACTACACCGACCTCTACGCATTCGACCACGACTTCGCCGAGGACGGCCGCGTCACGCTGCTCGACCAGCCCGACACGGTCCTTCGCCAGCTGAACGAGGCGCTCCGCCAGTACGACCTCCCGGCGGACGTCACCATGTCGGACGCCCGCGTACGCGTCCACAACCTCCCCGCCGACCGGACGTACTACCCGGGGGAGTTCTCCCCCACGGACGAGGCGGGCACCTACCGAGCCATCACGGGGGAGATCTCCCGGGCGACCGACGAGTACAGCAAGGTCGTCGAGGCGGCATTCGAGTGCGAGCGCTGCGCGACGATGACGTACATCCCCCAAGTGGACACGGGGTTTCAGGAGCCTCACGAGTGCCAGGGGTGTGAGCGGCAGGGGCCGTTCCGCGTTGATCACGACCAGTCGGAGTTCATCGACGCTCAGCAGTTCCGCATCCAGACGCCGCCGGAGATCGCCTCCGGCGCGGGGACGGAAATCGACGTGTTCGTCGAGGACGACCTCGCCGGCGAGGTCACCGTGGGCGACCGCGTCACCGTCACGGGCATCCTCCACATCGAACAGCAAACGAAGGGGCGCGAGAAGACCGGAAAGTTCGAGCCGTACATGGACGGCGTCCACATCGCGCTCGAACAGACGGACCACACGAGCCTGGACGTCGCCCCGGAGGACCGCGAGCGCATCCACGAACTGGCGGGCGGCGAGGCGGGCGACCCGCTCGACCTGGGCGCGGCGTCGATCGCGCCGAAGATCTACGGCTACGACCAGATCAAACGGATGGGCATCCTCGCGATGGTCGGTGGGTCGCGCGTGGAGTACCCCAGCGGGGACGCCGACCGCGGCGAGTTCCACATGCTGCTGCTGGGCGACCCCGGGACGGCGAAGTCGAAGCTCATCGAGCGCATCGAGGAGCTCGGCTGGCGGACGGTCGGCATGTCGGGGAAAGGAGCGACCATCGCGGGGACGACCGCGACGGCCGCCCAGGACGACTTCGGCGATGGTGACTGGACGCTCGACGCGGGCGCGTTCGTGAAGGCGAACAAGGGGACGGTCTGCATCGACGAACTCGACGACATGCCCGCGGACGTCCGCGCGGCGATGCTCGAGCCGATGTCGAAGCAGACCATCCACATCAACAAGGCTGGCATCAATACGCGGCTGAACACGCGGACGGCGGTCATCGCCGCTGGCAACCCTGAGCACGGCCGATTCAACGAGTACCAGCCGGTTCAGGAGCAGTTCGACCTCGGGTCGACGCTGCTCTCGCGGTTCGACCTCATCTACGTGTTGAAGGACAAGCCCGAGGAGGAGCGCGACTCCACGCTCTCGGGGCACATCCTCGACTCGCGGGACGCCGGCAAGTGCCTCCAGAACGGCGAGGACGTCGCCGACGCCGACGCCGAGACGGTGACGCCGCCGGTCGCCCCCGACATCCTCCGGAAGTGGATCGCGCTCGCCAAACAGCAGCCCGAGCCCACGTTCGCGAGCGAGGCCGTCCGGAACTCCATTCAGGAGAGCTTCACCACCATGCGGGGCATCAACGGCGATGACGAGGACAGCCCCGTCCCGCTGACGTTCCGGAAGCTGGAGGGTATCGTCCGCATCGCCGAGGCGGCCGCGAAGTTCGAGTTCTCCGAGGAGATCACCGAGCGCCACGCCCAGATCGCCACCGAGGCGGTGGGCGAGTCGATGCGCGACTTCGGGATGGACCAGGACGGCAACTTCGACGCTGACGTCCAGGAGACAGGCACGTCGAAGACGCAGCGCGACCGCATCCGACTCGTCGCGGAGACCATCACCGAGTTGGAGGAGACTGCGGAGAACGCGGAGGCGGAACGCGACGACGTCGTCGAGGCGCTCTCGGACGAGTTCCCCGAGCACAAGATTCGCGACACGATGGCCACGATGCAGCGGAACGGCGAGGCGTCCGAGCCGAGCAACGGCACCATTCGCTACCTGGGGAAGGTGTGA